A single Lactuca sativa cultivar Salinas chromosome 8, Lsat_Salinas_v11, whole genome shotgun sequence DNA region contains:
- the LOC111877832 gene encoding uncharacterized protein LOC111877832 yields the protein MASGTATSDVTDGPVLTLINKRIRNLRKKLNRIAQLEDSIAQGKSIIKNKEQEELLKSKPAIIAAVDELEKFRQPLSVAIDEEISLALQRRHVTASEDNDNDDDSNKAQTLDKEQQETEPPALAVDDLLSLIYFGSMFEVKSQNDFNSIMLTRSHERNCCLTYDYVTDDDAAVMLGERDLDLISMMGSLLISRPVDSSLSHQDALQRCVEHAKLWLSKSEQHIDSNSNVTYADLREKLTKIMGSDYFKITPEMKAPADVAAEAAGNYSFQVPVQLEASVTRYEQKEEDVTDHQRSETYEDQSAPIENSHKDETEAENSIEVQVQEEPTEPQAGGEDNKDQHVNRRPYQNQRGGGGGGRGGGRRGYSNGRGGRSGGRGGPYQNGRNNYYEQQPGNYYPRNYNGGGRGRGGGGGGGRGSFGNSYNHHVNASGVEAVES from the exons ATGGCGTCAGGCACGGCTACTTCTGACGTCACTGATGGACCAGTGCTCACTCTTATCAACAAACGCATCCGTAACCTAAGGAAAAAGCTCAACCGAATCGCGCAGCTCGAAGATTCCATCGCTCAGGGAAAATCCATTATCAAGAACAAGGAACAGGAGGAACTCCTGAAATCGAAGCCTGCGATCATCGCCGCTGTTGACGAGCTAGAGAAGTTCCGTCAGCCCCTATCCGTGGCCATCGATGAAGAAATCAGTCTCGCGCTTCAACGCCGTCATGTGACGGCATCGGAAGACAATGATAACGACGATGACAGTAATAAAGCACAAACCCTAGATAAAGAGCAACAGGAAACGGAGCCTCCGGCTTTAGCGGTGGACGATCTGCTGAGTTTGATTTACTTCGGGAGTATGTTTGAGGTCAAATCGCAAAATGATTTCAATTCGATAATGTTGACAAGGTCGCACGAGAGGAATTGTTGCTTGACGTATGATTATGTTACCGATGATGATGCTGCTGTCATGTTGGGAGAGAGGGATTTGGATTTGATCTCAATGATGGGCTCTCTTTTGATTTCTAGACCCGTGGACTCTAGTCTTTCGCATCAAGATGCCTTACAGAGATGCGTTGAGCATGCTAAGCTTTGGCTTTCAAAGTCTGAGCAGCATATTGATTCAAATAGCAATGTTACTT ATGCTGATTTGAGAGAGAAGTTGACAAAGATTATGGGCTCAGATTACTTCAAAATAACGCCAGAGATGAAAGCTCCTGCTGATGTTGCGGCTGAAGCTGCTGGAAATTATTCATTCCAAGTGCCTGTTCAGCTGGAGGCTTCAGTCACTCGATATGAACAAAAG GAAGAAGATGTAACAGATCATCAAAGAAGTGAAACTTATGAAGACCAATCTGCCCCTATTGAAAATTCTCACAAG GATGAAACAGAAGCTGAAAACTCGATTGAAGTACAAGTTCAAGAAGAGCCAACAGAACCACAAGCGGGAGGTGAAGACAACAAAGACCAACACGTAAACCGGCGACCCTATCAGAACCAGAGaggtggcggcggtggtggtCGTGGTGGTGGTCGGAGAGGTTACTCGAATGGGCGTGGCGGTCGAAGTGGCGGCAGAGGCGGACCTTACCAGAATGGAAGGAACAATTACTATGAGCAGCAGCCGGGAAATTATTACCCACGAAACTATAATGGTGGTGGTAGGGGaaggggtggtggtggtggtggtgggaggGGTAGTTTTGGTAATTCGTACAACCACCATGTtaatgcttctggggttgaagctGTGGAGTCTTGA